One genomic region from Caldicoprobacter guelmensis encodes:
- a CDS encoding TPM domain-containing protein: MKHVNDMRIVICIVTLIFLFSGCSAEEDNYPEPTDAFYVNDYANILDADAKEHILRVAEELEDTTTAQVVVVTVEGIDDRPLEEYTLGLFRKWGIGQKGKDNGVLIFVDVQGRQSRIEVGYGLEGVLTDGKTGRIQDEYMIPFFRQGRYSQGIVAGFNAIVNEIYKEYGYIDKLVGDDMLLEEPSLPAEQPEEDGFSLSRFILWLVLVVAFIFFDFAFFRGAITSTVFRSRGGGGYGGWFGPGTRGGGFGGGGFGSGRSGGGGSAGGGGSSRSW, from the coding sequence ATGAAACATGTAAATGATATGAGGATAGTCATATGTATAGTGACGCTTATATTCTTATTTTCTGGCTGCAGCGCTGAAGAGGATAATTATCCTGAACCGACTGATGCTTTTTATGTGAATGACTATGCTAATATTCTGGATGCCGATGCAAAGGAGCATATCTTAAGGGTTGCTGAGGAATTGGAAGATACCACTACTGCTCAGGTAGTGGTGGTAACCGTTGAAGGTATTGATGACAGGCCGCTGGAGGAATACACCCTTGGACTATTCCGTAAGTGGGGTATAGGCCAGAAGGGTAAAGATAATGGCGTGCTTATATTTGTGGATGTGCAGGGGAGGCAGTCCAGAATTGAGGTGGGATATGGCCTTGAAGGAGTGCTTACGGACGGAAAAACCGGCAGGATACAGGATGAGTACATGATCCCTTTTTTCCGACAAGGCCGGTATAGTCAAGGTATTGTTGCAGGGTTCAATGCGATAGTGAATGAGATTTATAAGGAGTACGGCTATATAGACAAATTGGTGGGAGACGATATGCTGCTCGAAGAGCCGAGTTTACCTGCTGAGCAGCCTGAAGAAGATGGTTTTTCTTTGTCAAGATTTATATTATGGCTGGTACTCGTTGTGGCATTTATCTTTTTCGATTTTGCCTTCTTCAGAGGGGCTATTACCTCCACCGTATTCCGTTCCAGGGGTGGTGGAGGATATGGAGGCTGGTTTGGTCCGGGCACGAGAGGTGGCGGATTTGGCGGTGGAGGTTTTGGAAGCGGACGCTCTGGCGGCGGTGGTAGTGCCGGAGGTGGGGGGAGCTCGCGAAGCTGGTAA